A genomic window from Candidatus Kouleothrix ribensis includes:
- a CDS encoding LLM class flavin-dependent oxidoreductase produces the protein MGRYGLAFLGAPRVPEMVELAQQAEAAGCESVWIAETRITRDGFVPAGAIAARTERIGIGTGIVNVFTRGPVLNAISFATLDEASGGRAIAGLGPGSPLVLAAQGHSFDRPLTRLREYVAVLRLLLRGGPVQYAGATVQVAGAQLEFEPTRSAIPVHLGVTGPKALELAGEIADGVMLNGFLPPAYVRRAGERIAAGAARAGRDVAAIDVSMALITSAHPDGKLARDAARPFVAMYMTRMPNIAAEMGFADELLARVRAAVADGGIAAGLPYVTDDMVRAVTVAGTPDECRARIDDYRAAGVGLPILFPLGDLRHAIDLIALR, from the coding sequence ATGGGGCGCTATGGCCTGGCATTCCTGGGGGCGCCGCGCGTGCCCGAGATGGTCGAGCTGGCCCAGCAGGCCGAGGCCGCCGGCTGCGAGTCGGTGTGGATTGCCGAGACGCGCATCACCCGCGATGGCTTTGTGCCGGCCGGGGCGATTGCCGCGCGCACCGAGCGGATCGGCATTGGCACCGGGATTGTGAATGTGTTTACGCGCGGCCCGGTGCTGAATGCGATCAGCTTCGCGACGCTCGACGAGGCCAGCGGAGGGCGGGCGATTGCCGGGCTGGGGCCAGGCTCGCCGCTGGTGCTGGCCGCGCAGGGCCATAGCTTCGATCGGCCGCTCACCCGCCTGCGCGAGTATGTTGCTGTGCTACGGCTGCTGCTGCGCGGCGGCCCGGTGCAGTATGCCGGCGCGACGGTGCAAGTGGCCGGTGCGCAGCTCGAGTTCGAGCCGACGCGCAGCGCCATCCCTGTGCATCTGGGCGTCACTGGCCCGAAGGCGCTTGAGCTGGCCGGCGAGATCGCCGATGGCGTGATGCTGAACGGCTTCCTGCCGCCGGCCTATGTGCGCCGCGCCGGTGAGCGGATCGCAGCCGGCGCAGCCCGCGCCGGCCGCGACGTGGCCGCGATCGACGTGTCGATGGCGCTGATTACCTCGGCACACCCCGACGGCAAGCTGGCGCGTGATGCAGCGCGGCCGTTTGTGGCAATGTATATGACCCGTATGCCGAATATCGCGGCCGAGATGGGCTTCGCCGACGAGCTGCTCGCGCGGGTGCGCGCGGCAGTGGCCGATGGCGGGATCGCGGCCGGGCTGCCCTACGTGACCGACGACATGGTGCGTGCCGTCACAGTCGCCGGCACGCCCGACGAGTGCCGCGCGCGGATCGACGACTACCGCGCCGCCGGGGTGGGCCTGCCGATCCTGTTTCCGCTGGGCGATCTGCGCCACGCGATCGATCTGATCGCGCTGCGCTAG
- a CDS encoding ABC transporter ATP-binding protein, giving the protein MTLTVPLELRDVTFHYPGMDEPVLRNVNLSIHPGEFLGIVAPTGSGKSTLLGLLGGVIPHYVRGELRGQVLLDGVDTRELSLRKFATRVGMVLQDPDSQLFNLLVRDEIVWGLENRGVARDQMGRRLAEILQFFSIEKLRDRITYDLSGGEKQRVVMAAVAVSQPDILLFDNPTSQLDPLGAELVIESIKRVLAAHRTVVMVEDKLDELLEHADRLVLLDRGQIVLDCPPAEFVRRHDELAHAGIVPSQVAQLSLRLAQEGLLADELPLTLGDAVPIYRRIFEGGTAPAAAPVAALPGIADPAIEVRGLRFVYPPPRPIAAVQGVSLRLARGSFIAIIGQNGSGKTTLARCMSGYLTPSAGDVIVGGENVHQLKTFRRARRIGYVFQNPATQLFRQSVWDEVMFSLEYQGVGEGEAAQRAEAILRLLDLWEQRELHPFRLSLGNKQRLAIACIAVIQPDALIVDEPTTGQDPRHARAVMGLLTQLRDRYGTTIITITHAMSLAAEYCDRVIAMRQGEVLLDGGPREVFAQRDLLATTFVKPPSITQLALELGLNPPPLNVDEAVAMLQERLAV; this is encoded by the coding sequence ATGACACTAACCGTGCCCCTCGAGCTGCGCGACGTGACCTTTCACTACCCCGGCATGGACGAGCCGGTGCTGCGTAACGTCAACCTGTCGATCCACCCCGGCGAGTTCCTTGGGATCGTCGCGCCGACCGGCTCGGGCAAATCGACGCTGCTGGGCCTGCTGGGCGGCGTGATCCCGCACTACGTGCGCGGCGAGCTGCGCGGCCAGGTGCTACTCGACGGCGTCGATACGCGCGAGCTCTCGCTGCGCAAATTCGCCACCCGCGTCGGCATGGTGCTGCAAGACCCCGACAGCCAGCTGTTTAACCTGCTGGTGCGCGACGAGATCGTGTGGGGGCTTGAGAACCGCGGCGTCGCGCGCGACCAGATGGGCCGGCGGCTGGCCGAGATCCTGCAGTTCTTCAGCATCGAGAAGCTGCGCGACCGGATCACCTACGACCTCTCGGGCGGCGAGAAGCAGCGCGTGGTGATGGCGGCGGTAGCCGTGAGCCAGCCCGACATCCTGCTGTTCGACAACCCAACCTCGCAGCTCGACCCACTGGGCGCCGAGCTGGTGATCGAGAGCATCAAGCGCGTGCTGGCGGCCCACCGCACGGTGGTGATGGTCGAAGACAAGCTCGACGAGCTGCTTGAGCACGCCGACCGGCTGGTGCTGCTAGATCGCGGCCAGATCGTGCTCGACTGCCCGCCGGCCGAGTTTGTGCGCCGCCACGACGAGCTGGCGCACGCGGGGATCGTGCCCTCGCAGGTGGCCCAGCTCTCGCTGCGGCTGGCCCAGGAGGGCCTGCTGGCCGACGAGCTGCCGCTCACGCTGGGCGATGCCGTGCCGATCTACCGGCGTATATTCGAGGGCGGCACGGCGCCGGCCGCCGCGCCGGTTGCGGCGCTACCGGGCATCGCCGACCCGGCGATCGAAGTGCGCGGGCTGCGCTTCGTCTACCCGCCACCGCGGCCGATCGCGGCGGTGCAGGGCGTGAGCCTGCGCCTGGCACGCGGCTCGTTCATAGCGATCATCGGCCAGAACGGCAGCGGCAAAACCACCCTGGCGCGCTGCATGAGCGGCTACCTCACCCCCAGCGCCGGCGACGTGATCGTCGGCGGCGAGAATGTACACCAGCTCAAAACCTTCCGGCGCGCCCGGCGGATCGGCTACGTGTTCCAGAACCCGGCCACCCAACTGTTCCGCCAGTCGGTGTGGGACGAAGTGATGTTCAGCCTCGAGTACCAGGGCGTGGGCGAGGGCGAGGCCGCGCAGCGGGCCGAAGCGATCTTGCGGCTGCTCGACCTGTGGGAGCAGCGCGAGCTTCACCCGTTCCGGCTCTCGCTCGGCAACAAGCAGCGCCTGGCGATCGCCTGCATCGCCGTGATCCAGCCCGACGCACTGATCGTCGATGAGCCGACCACCGGCCAGGACCCGCGCCACGCCCGCGCGGTAATGGGCCTGCTGACCCAGCTGCGCGACCGCTACGGCACCACGATCATCACGATCACCCACGCCATGTCGCTCGCGGCCGAATACTGCGACCGGGTGATCGCCATGCGCCAGGGCGAAGTGCTGCTGGATGGCGGGCCGCGCGAGGTGTTTGCGCAGCGCGACCTGCTGGCGACCACGTTTGTCAAGCCGCCTTCGATTACGCAGCTGGCGCTCGAGCTAGGCCTCAACCCGCCGCCGCTGAATGTCGACGAGGCTGTGGCGATGCTACAGGAAAGGCTGGCAGTCTAG
- a CDS encoding hydantoinase B/oxoprolinase family protein, whose product MPKDSLLARGVELPQIDLVTAQVVAGALENIGLEMGHKLARMSYSSIIRESEDFGAALLDSMCRQLCECPISTPLQLGPIPGYMRGVVRAMEEVGDEFFPGDVIMHNHAYYGASHGPDIGIGVPIFLDGELIGFSFTTAHHLDLGALTPGSCGIVDAVDAYAEGLQFKAIKLYEGGRRNEQVWRILRQNIRSPEMVVGDIEAQVAACWLGAERYLELVKQYGLETVLASSEALMRYSERMMRQAIARLPDGSYYAEDHIDGFLDDPSPRRKDLKIAVTVTIAGDEMTIDLTGTAPQVDDRPINMPLIGTVDIALYVTLRSVLLDSALMEYVPQNDGLIRPITIVAPKGCLANPIYPAPVIARFCPGNIVASTLMKALAPVLPKNVSAGVGNLKVAAYSGLIGENYWVYMDITEGSYGGRYGKDGMDAVDTLFANTRNNPIEDIEAHYPLQVTRYELLEDRGGPGRWRGGLGSVRDMRFLSDGRGSLEGEGNKYAPWGFSGGRPGTPGAVTLLPAGGGAPIDLPSKFPSYKFSEGDTLRTVSPCGGGYGDPLLRDPAAVLDDVLDGFVSAESARAQYGVVLSGAAVDTAATEALRAQLRATG is encoded by the coding sequence ATGCCAAAGGATAGCCTGCTGGCGCGTGGCGTCGAGCTGCCGCAGATCGACCTGGTGACCGCGCAGGTGGTGGCCGGCGCGCTCGAGAACATCGGGCTCGAGATGGGCCACAAGCTCGCGCGCATGTCGTACTCCAGCATCATCCGCGAGTCCGAAGACTTCGGCGCGGCGCTGCTCGACTCGATGTGCCGCCAGCTGTGCGAGTGCCCGATCAGCACGCCGCTGCAGCTCGGCCCCATCCCCGGCTACATGCGCGGCGTTGTGCGCGCCATGGAGGAGGTTGGCGACGAGTTCTTCCCCGGCGATGTGATCATGCATAACCACGCCTACTACGGCGCCTCGCACGGCCCGGATATCGGCATTGGCGTGCCGATCTTCCTGGATGGCGAGCTGATCGGCTTCTCGTTCACCACCGCGCACCACCTCGACCTGGGCGCGCTGACGCCCGGCAGCTGCGGGATCGTCGATGCGGTGGATGCCTACGCCGAGGGCCTGCAGTTCAAGGCGATCAAGCTGTATGAGGGCGGCCGGCGCAACGAGCAGGTCTGGCGCATCCTGCGGCAGAACATTCGCAGCCCCGAGATGGTGGTGGGCGACATCGAGGCCCAGGTGGCGGCATGCTGGCTGGGCGCCGAGCGCTACCTCGAGCTGGTGAAGCAGTATGGCCTCGAGACCGTGCTGGCCTCGAGCGAGGCGCTCATGCGCTACTCCGAGCGCATGATGCGCCAGGCGATTGCGCGGCTGCCCGACGGCAGCTACTATGCCGAGGATCATATCGATGGCTTTCTGGATGACCCCAGCCCGCGCCGCAAGGATCTGAAGATCGCCGTGACGGTGACGATCGCCGGCGACGAGATGACGATCGACCTGACCGGCACCGCGCCACAGGTCGACGACCGGCCGATCAACATGCCGCTGATCGGCACAGTCGACATCGCGCTGTACGTGACGCTGCGCTCGGTGCTGCTCGACTCGGCGCTGATGGAGTATGTGCCGCAGAACGACGGCCTGATCCGGCCGATCACGATCGTCGCGCCGAAGGGCTGTTTAGCCAACCCGATCTACCCGGCGCCAGTGATCGCGCGCTTCTGCCCCGGCAATATCGTGGCCAGCACGCTGATGAAGGCGCTCGCGCCGGTGTTGCCAAAGAACGTCAGTGCCGGCGTGGGCAACCTGAAGGTGGCGGCCTACAGCGGCCTGATCGGCGAGAACTACTGGGTGTATATGGATATCACCGAGGGCAGCTATGGCGGGCGCTACGGCAAAGATGGCATGGACGCGGTCGATACGCTGTTCGCGAACACGCGCAACAACCCGATCGAGGATATCGAGGCGCACTACCCGCTGCAGGTGACGCGCTACGAGCTGCTCGAGGATCGCGGCGGCCCCGGCCGGTGGCGCGGCGGGCTTGGCTCGGTGCGCGACATGCGCTTCCTCTCGGATGGGCGTGGCTCGCTCGAGGGCGAGGGCAACAAGTACGCGCCGTGGGGCTTCTCGGGCGGGCGCCCAGGCACGCCCGGCGCGGTGACGCTGCTGCCGGCCGGCGGCGGCGCGCCAATCGACCTGCCATCGAAGTTCCCGTCGTACAAGTTCAGCGAGGGCGACACGCTGCGCACTGTCAGCCCGTGCGGCGGCGGCTACGGCGACCCACTGCTGCGCGACCCGGCCGCCGTGCTCGACGACGTGCTCGACGGCTTTGTGAGCGCCGAGAGCGCGCGCGCACAGTATGGGGTGGTGCTCAGCGGCGCGGCCGTCGATACTGCCGCCACCGAGGCACTCCGCGCGCAACTGCGGGCAACCGGGTAG
- a CDS encoding aspartate/glutamate racemase family protein, producing the protein MRIKVINGNTFQPMTDNIGEVAAAYAAPGTEIVAATPSAGPISIESFYDEYLAIPYILEEIIKDEAEFDAFIIACWGDPGIEAAREITSKPVVGIAEASMYVANMLGAKFGVVTVLERAHNLIEHTINKVGLAPRCAAIECTSLSVLDTEELRDHACLVLEGAGRKAIAAGAEALALGCAGMSGLDTMLEAKLGVPVIDSVAAAVKMAEALVALGKRTSKVKTYQLPEPKQIKGYPEHMQSSSFRSEAVA; encoded by the coding sequence ATGCGAATCAAAGTCATCAACGGCAACACCTTCCAGCCCATGACCGACAACATCGGCGAGGTGGCGGCGGCCTACGCCGCGCCCGGCACCGAGATCGTGGCCGCCACGCCAAGCGCAGGCCCGATCTCGATCGAGAGCTTCTACGACGAGTACCTGGCCATCCCCTACATCCTCGAGGAGATCATCAAGGACGAGGCCGAGTTCGACGCGTTCATCATCGCCTGCTGGGGCGACCCCGGCATCGAGGCGGCGCGCGAGATCACCAGCAAGCCGGTGGTCGGCATCGCCGAGGCCAGCATGTACGTGGCGAATATGCTCGGCGCCAAATTCGGCGTGGTGACGGTACTCGAGCGCGCGCACAACCTGATCGAACATACGATCAACAAGGTCGGGCTGGCGCCGCGCTGCGCCGCGATCGAATGTACCTCGCTCTCGGTGCTCGACACCGAAGAGCTGCGCGACCACGCCTGCCTGGTGCTCGAGGGTGCCGGCCGCAAGGCCATCGCCGCCGGCGCCGAGGCGCTGGCGCTCGGCTGTGCCGGCATGAGCGGGCTCGATACCATGCTCGAGGCCAAGCTCGGCGTCCCGGTGATCGACTCGGTCGCCGCCGCCGTAAAGATGGCCGAGGCGCTCGTGGCGCTCGGCAAACGCACCAGCAAGGTCAAGACCTACCAGCTGCCCGAGCCGAAGCAGATCAAAGGCTACCCCGAGCATATGCAGTCGAGCAGCTTCCGATCTGAGGCGGTGGCCTGA
- a CDS encoding GAF domain-containing protein, translating into MSGAHSTARAVDFQHRLPAWRGQATLRGAAAPPRLSRSDFDTGVIQNDWLATQIVRVATMNVEVSMAVGSFDRMPQPDTAWHPAGALPPAAYAAQLRRVVAQGAAAWAALLLCGRHAAAQLACSIDLPPELEPALLAVPALEPAGGHGWAALELAGAAATAYAVPLHAYGMSIGMVVVGYPRGTEVDALRRALIEALAEGLALQIHSARLHQRIERLTSQLAMISRLGQRATWIHDRQQLLEQIAQLIYETLGHGHVQLLLIDESHTSVDLIHASGLAGAQLLRQGFSEQVGGRGIIGWVARSGQIWLSNDVASDPHYQYHALLPRTSAEIALPLKVGERIIGVLDVQSEHPRVFDPDDVFLLQIVADQIASALEHVRLFGAEHRERELATTLSDVSRIICSSLDLDQVLDLILQQIDRVVPHIGTRITLLTEGTHMRVVAAKGYSDNEEAKRAAFEIDQAPLAPLIMYERRTIVVRDAHTDPRWIWLPGASQVRSWCGTPLVIKDHSIGFLCVDWGEPGFYTEAHARIVRAFADQAAVAIENARLYAVIKSFNEQLEHNVQQRTAELRLARDEIAAKARQLSALVRRVVMVQESERQRIAHDLHDSMTQAILAAIYELHALRRRLAGQSPEVDRQLDECRQLLDSTLLEMKQIIYALRPRALDELGLLAALEHFAAAARVHHGLEVVFQVAGTPYALAGDVELAIYRIVQEATQNCIRHAAARAVTISVEFRPRQLRVTVADDGRGFDMGRSGDGLGLVSMRERAQALGGQIAIVSRVGDGTRIKLDLQRADAERVSA; encoded by the coding sequence ATGAGCGGCGCCCACAGCACAGCACGAGCGGTTGATTTCCAGCACAGGCTGCCGGCCTGGCGGGGCCAGGCTACCCTACGCGGCGCTGCCGCACCACCACGGTTGTCCCGATCCGATTTCGACACCGGCGTCATTCAGAACGACTGGCTGGCCACACAGATTGTGCGAGTCGCCACCATGAATGTGGAGGTGTCTATGGCCGTCGGCTCATTCGATCGCATGCCCCAGCCCGATACGGCCTGGCACCCCGCCGGTGCGCTGCCGCCCGCCGCCTATGCTGCGCAGCTGCGCCGGGTGGTGGCGCAGGGCGCGGCGGCCTGGGCCGCGCTGCTGCTGTGCGGGCGCCATGCTGCCGCGCAGCTGGCCTGCAGCATCGATCTGCCGCCCGAGCTTGAGCCGGCGCTGCTGGCAGTGCCGGCGCTCGAGCCGGCCGGCGGGCATGGCTGGGCTGCGCTCGAGCTGGCCGGCGCGGCCGCTACAGCCTACGCAGTGCCGCTGCATGCCTATGGCATGTCGATCGGCATGGTGGTGGTGGGCTACCCGCGTGGTACCGAGGTCGATGCGCTGCGGCGTGCGCTGATCGAGGCGCTGGCCGAAGGGCTGGCCCTGCAGATCCACAGCGCGCGCCTGCACCAGCGGATCGAGCGGCTGACCAGCCAGCTGGCCATGATCAGCCGGCTGGGCCAGCGCGCGACATGGATCCACGATCGCCAGCAGCTGCTGGAGCAGATCGCCCAGCTGATCTACGAGACGCTCGGCCACGGCCATGTCCAGCTGCTGCTGATCGACGAGTCGCACACCAGTGTCGACCTGATCCACGCCAGTGGGCTGGCCGGCGCGCAGCTCCTGCGCCAGGGCTTCAGCGAGCAGGTGGGCGGCCGAGGCATCATCGGCTGGGTGGCGCGCAGCGGGCAGATCTGGCTCTCGAACGACGTGGCCAGCGACCCGCACTACCAGTACCACGCGCTGCTGCCGCGCACCAGCGCCGAGATCGCGCTGCCGCTGAAGGTTGGCGAGCGGATCATCGGGGTGCTCGATGTGCAGAGTGAGCACCCGCGCGTGTTCGACCCCGACGACGTGTTTCTGCTCCAGATCGTTGCCGACCAGATCGCCTCGGCGCTTGAGCACGTGCGCCTGTTTGGCGCCGAGCACCGCGAGCGCGAGCTGGCCACCACGCTCAGCGATGTCTCGCGGATCATCTGCTCGAGCCTCGACCTCGACCAGGTGCTCGACCTGATTCTCCAGCAGATCGACCGGGTGGTGCCGCACATCGGCACGCGCATCACCCTGCTGACCGAGGGCACGCACATGCGCGTGGTGGCGGCCAAAGGCTATTCCGACAACGAGGAAGCCAAGCGTGCGGCCTTCGAGATCGACCAGGCGCCGCTGGCCCCGCTGATCATGTACGAACGCCGCACGATCGTGGTGCGCGATGCCCATACCGACCCGCGCTGGATCTGGCTGCCCGGCGCCAGCCAGGTGCGCTCGTGGTGCGGCACTCCGCTGGTGATTAAAGATCATAGCATTGGCTTCTTGTGCGTCGATTGGGGCGAGCCGGGGTTCTACACCGAGGCGCACGCCCGGATCGTGCGGGCCTTCGCCGACCAGGCGGCGGTAGCGATCGAGAACGCGCGCCTGTACGCGGTGATCAAGAGCTTCAACGAACAGCTCGAGCACAATGTGCAGCAGCGCACCGCCGAGCTGCGCCTGGCGCGCGACGAGATCGCTGCTAAGGCCAGGCAGCTCAGCGCGCTGGTGCGCCGGGTGGTGATGGTGCAAGAGAGCGAGCGCCAGCGCATTGCGCACGATCTGCACGACAGCATGACCCAGGCGATCCTGGCGGCGATCTACGAGCTGCACGCGCTGCGGCGGCGGCTGGCCGGCCAGTCGCCCGAGGTCGACCGGCAGCTCGATGAGTGTCGCCAGCTGCTCGACAGCACGCTGCTCGAGATGAAGCAGATCATCTACGCGCTGCGGCCGCGCGCGCTCGACGAGCTGGGCCTGCTGGCGGCGCTCGAGCATTTTGCGGCGGCGGCGCGCGTGCATCACGGGCTCGAGGTGGTGTTTCAGGTGGCGGGTACGCCCTACGCGCTGGCTGGTGATGTCGAGCTGGCGATCTACCGGATCGTGCAGGAGGCCACCCAGAATTGCATCCGCCATGCCGCCGCGCGGGCCGTGACGATTAGCGTGGAGTTTCGGCCGCGCCAGCTGCGCGTGACGGTGGCCGATGATGGGCGCGGCTTCGACATGGGCCGCAGCGGCGATGGGCTGGGGCTGGTGAGCATGCGCGAGCGCGCCCAGGCGCTCGGCGGCCAGATCGCGATCGTCAGCCGGGTGGGCGACGGCACGCGCATCAAGCTCGATCTACAGCGTGCCGACGCGGAGAGAGTGAGCGCGTAA
- a CDS encoding hydantoinase/oxoprolinase family protein — protein sequence MKLIGVDIGGTFTDLILADVARGAIWTHKVPTTTVDPSIGMVQGVLELCAQAGVAPDAIDQLLHGTTIATNALLEHKGATVGLITNKGYRDIIHIGRHQRPLHYSIMQEIPWQDRPLVQRRYRKVVTERLGPRGQVLTPLDEDEVRQVVRELKQAGVASIAVCLLFSYVNDTHEERVRAIIGEEYPEAFVSTSASIFPQFREFERFTTAAINAFVGPKVQSYVHNLVARLRKAGVGVSPHLMRSNGGVATAEMSAAKPVTLLLSGPAAGVLGGAWAGRLAGRERLITFDVGGTSADIGIVTPRGFVEASARDTWIAGFPVMVPTIDVHTIGAGGGSIAYVDAGGAFRVGPRSAGAQPGPACYGKGGSEPTVTDANMVLGRLDPEFFLGGEMPLLPAQAQAVLAGLAEQLGMDAPAAAAAVLTIINHNMANAIRSRTVQKGHDPRAFALVAFGGAGPLHAVDVARTLGIPEVIIPPFPGITSALGLLTTDLKYDQIKNQFMLNTAPDLARLNADLATLEQSVRAQLLADGLAPAQVGVLRMADCRYVGQGYELRVNIPAGTLDDAALEQVWQSFHEIHASEYGHAFHSNPIELVNLRVVGVGALPKLQHTSVPAAGSVNDAVLKLGASYFAQGGELQQMPTTFYRRDRLPAGASVAGPAVIFQKDSTTVLPPDSVATVDASGSLLIQVGAAQPLAAGQVAAAMA from the coding sequence ATGAAACTAATTGGCGTCGACATTGGCGGAACCTTCACCGACCTGATCCTGGCCGATGTGGCGCGCGGCGCGATCTGGACGCACAAAGTGCCCACTACCACTGTCGATCCGTCGATCGGCATGGTTCAGGGCGTGCTCGAGCTGTGCGCGCAGGCTGGTGTCGCGCCTGACGCGATCGACCAGCTGCTACACGGCACGACGATCGCCACCAACGCGCTGCTCGAGCACAAGGGCGCGACGGTCGGGCTGATTACCAACAAGGGCTATCGCGACATCATCCATATTGGCCGGCACCAGCGCCCGCTGCACTACTCGATCATGCAGGAGATTCCGTGGCAGGATCGGCCGCTGGTGCAGCGCCGCTACCGCAAGGTAGTGACCGAGCGGCTGGGGCCGCGCGGCCAGGTGCTGACGCCGCTGGACGAGGACGAGGTGCGCCAGGTGGTGCGCGAGCTGAAGCAGGCTGGCGTGGCGAGTATCGCCGTGTGCCTGCTGTTCTCGTATGTCAACGATACCCACGAAGAGCGCGTGCGCGCGATTATCGGCGAGGAGTACCCCGAGGCGTTCGTCAGCACCTCGGCCAGTATCTTCCCGCAATTCCGCGAGTTCGAGCGGTTCACTACCGCCGCGATCAATGCGTTCGTTGGCCCGAAGGTGCAGAGCTACGTTCACAACCTGGTGGCACGCCTGCGCAAAGCCGGCGTGGGCGTGTCGCCGCACCTCATGCGCTCGAACGGTGGTGTCGCTACCGCCGAGATGTCGGCCGCCAAGCCGGTGACGCTGCTGCTCAGCGGCCCGGCCGCCGGGGTGCTGGGGGGCGCCTGGGCCGGCCGGCTGGCCGGCCGCGAGCGGCTGATCACCTTCGATGTTGGCGGCACCAGCGCCGATATCGGGATTGTGACGCCGCGCGGCTTCGTTGAGGCCAGCGCGCGCGACACCTGGATCGCCGGTTTTCCAGTGATGGTGCCGACGATCGACGTACATACGATCGGCGCGGGCGGCGGCTCGATCGCCTATGTCGATGCCGGCGGCGCCTTCCGCGTCGGCCCGCGCAGTGCCGGCGCGCAGCCTGGCCCGGCCTGCTATGGTAAGGGCGGCAGCGAGCCAACCGTGACTGACGCGAACATGGTGTTGGGCCGGCTCGACCCCGAGTTCTTTCTGGGCGGCGAGATGCCACTGCTGCCGGCGCAGGCCCAGGCGGTGCTGGCCGGACTGGCCGAACAGCTCGGCATGGACGCGCCGGCGGCGGCGGCGGCGGTGCTGACGATCATCAATCACAACATGGCCAACGCCATCCGCTCGCGCACGGTGCAGAAGGGCCACGACCCGCGCGCCTTCGCGCTGGTGGCGTTCGGCGGCGCCGGCCCGCTGCACGCGGTTGATGTGGCGCGCACGCTGGGCATCCCCGAGGTGATCATCCCGCCGTTCCCCGGCATTACCTCGGCGCTGGGCCTGCTGACCACCGACCTCAAGTACGACCAGATCAAGAATCAGTTCATGCTCAACACCGCGCCCGATCTCGCGCGGCTGAACGCCGACCTGGCTACGCTCGAGCAGAGTGTGCGCGCGCAGCTGCTGGCCGACGGCCTGGCGCCCGCGCAGGTTGGCGTGCTGCGCATGGCCGACTGCCGCTATGTCGGGCAGGGCTACGAGCTGCGCGTGAATATCCCGGCCGGCACGCTCGATGACGCTGCACTCGAGCAGGTCTGGCAGAGCTTCCACGAGATCCACGCCAGCGAGTATGGCCATGCCTTCCACAGCAACCCGATCGAGCTGGTGAATCTACGCGTGGTTGGCGTGGGCGCGCTGCCCAAACTCCAGCACACCAGCGTCCCGGCCGCAGGCAGCGTGAACGATGCGGTGCTGAAGCTGGGCGCGAGCTACTTCGCGCAGGGCGGCGAGCTGCAGCAGATGCCGACGACCTTCTACCGGCGCGACCGGCTGCCGGCCGGGGCGAGCGTGGCCGGGCCGGCGGTGATCTTCCAGAAAGACTCGACCACTGTGCTGCCGCCCGACAGCGTCGCGACCGTCGATGCCAGCGGTAGCCTGCTGATCCAGGTGGGCGCGGCGCAGCCGCTGGCTGCCGGCCAGGTGGCCGCTGCTATGGCATAG
- a CDS encoding response regulator transcription factor, whose protein sequence is MAIRVLIVDDHAIFRRGLRSLLAEEADIEVVGEADSGPATLAAVARFAPDVVTLDIRLGGVDGIQTARQLQQQHPQARVMFLTTYEDSQYLLGAFQAGAYAYLLKNTSYDTLAEAIRSVQRGQRLLAPELVHHVLDEYRRLAQERLRQEVGLSEQEIEVLRLLADGATSRDIADRLFWSEVTVKRKIQDIADKLNAGNRVQAVAEAVRRGLI, encoded by the coding sequence ATGGCTATTCGCGTATTGATCGTCGACGACCATGCGATCTTCCGGCGCGGGCTGCGCAGCCTGCTGGCCGAAGAGGCCGATATCGAGGTGGTGGGCGAGGCCGACAGCGGCCCGGCCACGCTTGCGGCGGTGGCCCGGTTCGCGCCCGATGTGGTCACGCTCGACATCCGGCTGGGCGGCGTTGACGGTATCCAGACCGCCCGGCAGCTGCAGCAGCAGCACCCGCAGGCGCGCGTGATGTTTCTGACCACCTACGAGGATAGCCAGTACCTGCTGGGCGCGTTTCAGGCTGGCGCATATGCCTATTTGCTGAAAAACACCTCGTACGATACGCTGGCCGAGGCGATCCGCTCGGTGCAGCGCGGCCAGCGCCTGCTGGCGCCCGAGCTGGTGCATCACGTGCTCGATGAGTATCGCCGCCTGGCCCAGGAGCGCCTGCGTCAGGAGGTTGGCCTCTCCGAGCAGGAGATCGAGGTGCTGCGGCTGCTGGCCGACGGCGCGACCTCGCGCGATATCGCCGACCGGCTGTTCTGGAGCGAGGTGACGGTCAAGCGCAAGATCCAGGATATCGCCGACAAGCTCAACGCCGGCAATCGCGTGCAGGCAGTGGCCGAGGCGGTGCGGCGCGGGCTGATCTAA